AGCGACCGCAGCGGTGAGAACCTCTCATCGAGACGGACCGAGCCTCGCCGGGTCCCAGCTCAACCTCCTCCGTAGCGGAGGATTGGTAAGGCTTCTACTCAATACATAATATCGATCcagttaaaggtgctgtaggatATCTGGATCAAGGTCTGCCCGGGTCCGCCTCTTTAGGGGTCCGTTTAGATTTGAGCCCACCCCCGGCTCATTACtggccaatcagggcatctctccCTCGAGTCGGGGCATCCGTCTTGCTTGTCTATCACAGGTGGGTGGATGCAACACTTCTCTATGACAGGAAATGGGTGAGGCGATGCTGTTGATTGAACAAACTTTTTCTCTTGCTCTGTTGCTACTCTGAACCTTCCCGACAGCACCGTTCAGATAATCCAAAAATTCACACCAAAACAGGCATGCTAAATTTGACTACTCAAATCACGTGCACCTAAACATGATATTCTCAGTACTTTCAGTCATTTCAAAGTAACAGCGAACTGGTTTCTGCGGTTGTGGTGGagcccagccaatcacagagacaaacacactggTGGCATTATGGGAAACCAAACCCCACTGACCCTCTGGTCTCCGTCCCCCAAAGATGATGGCATCAATGGGCACGCCCTCCTCGCTCTCCCACTGGGGGTCGATGATGGGGCACTGGGAGGCCGGGGTGCAGAACCGCGAGTTGGGATGGGCACACAGGGTGGAGCCTCCTATGTCAGGAAACGCAAGCTCATTGGTTAGAATGACGAGGTCACAGGGTGGGGCCTCCTGAACCAGGAAGTACAAGCTCATTGGTTAGAATGCCGAGGTCACAGGTGGAGCGCACAGCGCATCATTGTTGTCGCCTGGCGTTTGTCTTCCTTTGCAGTTTTAGCGCAACTTTACTTGAAAGATCTTAATCGTTTCTAGCTGCTTGTGGCAGATTTTTCTTGTtaatttattataatttttatttttattattatgtaatCATAATTATTagattaataataaatataattatttaccATAATGCCACCACTTATAAAACTGGCATTTTGGTAGGAATAGCGGTACAAtagtttacatttattttgtaaaatagCATGTAATTATGCAAAGAACCCTAAACACACCGTACCTTGCTTCCAGGACTTTCCGTGCCAGTCGGTGAGGGAGACTCCGGCGGGGGGTGGGGCCAAGCCCTCCCACCACACACCCCCGTCGCTGGTCTCGCCGACGTTGGTGAAGACCGTGTTTTTGGCAATGGTGGACATGGCGTGGGGGTTGGTTTTGTTCGAGGTTCCCGGGGCCACTCCGAAGAAACCGTTCTCTGGGTTGATGGCCCTCAGCTttcctggggagagagggggggggggggtcagaggtcaatgtCCAGGAAATATAACTGGGCAAATATAAAGGTTGGTTACAATGTGGGGATCaaataaatactttaaagaTGCAACATGGTCGGTCGCTTATTAACATACAATTCATTTTTAGACCTTTATAAAATACAAAACGGTTCGTTGGTAACTTTTGATGCCATAGACTTCATAGCTGTTGTCCGAGAAAACGCCGGTGCCCACTAACTGACCTGAGTCACTGATCAGAGATCTGTTCACCAGCTCTTCTTACTAAGAAGATGGGGCCCGTCAAGCACAGAGTCTATATTACTTTATAACAATGTATGTTGGTTTAATCTTTTCCATATCGCACGCCGAGTAAGGCTAACCCTGGTGTCTCAGGTCTAGTATATCTAGAGATGCTGGGAGGTGTGAAATTGTAATCATATGATATCACATTGTGATCCGGTTACTAAATGGATATTACAAAAAGACCTATTAATCCATCACAATTAGTAGAAATGCTTTTGATTGCAAAACAAACTCTGCAATCAATTCCAGTAATTCCAGGAGATGTGACTCATGTGTCCTTAACCCCCGAGCACTAGGACCCTGGAGAGGACGGACGAGGCTCGGGGTTCCTCACCCTGGCTGTCGAACTTCATCCAGGCGATGTCGTCGCCCACGCACTCCACCTTCCACCCGGGCAGGGACGGCTTCATCATGGCCAGGTTGGTCTTCCCGCAGGCGCTGGGGAAGGCTGCGGCCACGTAGCGCTTCACGCCCTGGGGGCTGGTGAGGCCCAGGATCTGTGGGGGGCAGCCAGACGGCtcgggtcagtgggggggggggggggggcagtacagtgttgccagattgggccagatttcccaaaatctggaaatctggcccaatctggcaacactgcacCAGTGACGTGTGTTTGTCTGGATCAAACATGATGCAGTGGGACAGGAAGAAGGGTTATGGTCGGACACATCTCTATACGTAGCTAGTGAGAACGAAGAGGAGAACACCGTCCACTTACAGCCCCCCTGAACGCACAAGTCAAGGACGACTCGACTAAATGACGACTAGAGTCGTCATTTAGTCAATTTCCGATACCAGGATCGGAAATTCCTCTGATACTGCCTAAAATGCAGTATCCGGTGAGAGGGAGTACACAAATCTATGCACCGATTCGATGCCATCACATGACTCATTTACTACACAGGCATTgatcgtcacacacacactacagtgtTATGATGCGTTCTGTAACGGTCGGAGGTGGAAAGTGACCAAGTCGGAAAAACATGGAAGCTCACACTTAGCTGCAGGACTACAAATGTAGCATTATAATTATAGATTTTTAATGAAAGTGGTCTaattctgaaaaaaataatgcGTAGAGAGTAAGTGAACTGGCTACACATCGCTGTCATCAtcagagaacccttcaataaggACCGTTAGTAGTAGTTACAATGCAAGATGCCGTATCGGTTTACACTCTCTATATCTGTTCTGAATGGGGTTGCTGGGATACAAGACACATTTTAGACTTGCTCTGTGAAGCAAGTACGATCGTGTCGTACGATGCAGGCGATCACAGGGCTGATGTGGCAGCATCCTGTTTCCATGTCCCAGCTCTCACCCAAACCTGGGTTACACTGGTCCGACCGCCAGCCTGTGGCCCGCCAGCTCTCTTTAGGTTCCTGAAAAACCTGTTCATAGAAATGCCACAGAGATGCAATGTCCTCTGTCTGCTTCCTCTTTTGGAATGGCTGTCCTTGAGTGAGCAGAGCAGCCTGCAGACAGTTTACAGGCTGCTCCCCGAGCCGACCTGCCTCCTCTGACTACCCTGTAATGGTGCGTTCCCTtcacaccaaaaaaataaagccACGTGCGAATCCACACAAAGTCAATGCAAAGACGCGTTTAGAGGCTAATTTTCTCCTAGAAAAATCGGGGGCCGCGAATAGATGAACGGTGCGGCCCGGACACCCTGGGTCACGCAGATTTTACTCTCGCCAACACCCTGGTTCACGAAGACTACACTTGAACAAACAACCTGACTTTCTCGTGATTCTACTCGGGCAAACACTTTCAGACTTGCTCTGACAATCGAGTACCATCGTATCGTACGACGCAGGCAATCATAGGGCTGCTGTGGCAGCGTCCTCTGTTTCCATGGCCTAGCGCGCCGCTAACCCTAACGCAAAGGTATGGCTGACTCACTGGTCCGACCGCCAGTCTGTGGCCAGACAGCTCTCTTTAGGTTTCTGAAAAACCTGTTCATAGAAATGCCACAGAGATGCAATGTCCTCTTCGTGCTTCCTCTTTTAATGGCTGTCCTTGAGTGAACCTGTGGCCTGTTTACAGGCTGCTCTCCAAGCCAACCTGAGGCCTGTTTACAGGCTGCTCTCCAAGCCAACCTGTGGCCGGTTTACAGGCTGCTCTCCAAGCCAACCTGAGGCCTGTTTACAGGCTGCTCTCCAAGCCAACCTGAGGCCTGTTTACAGGCTGCTCTCCAAGCCAACCTGAGGCCTGTTTACAGGCTGCTCTCCAAGCCAACCTGTGGCCTGTTTACAGGCTGCTCTCCAAGCCAACCAGCGGCCTGTTTACAGGCTGCTCTCCAAGCCAACCAGCGGCCTCTGTTCACAGGCGCAAACATCCTTGTTTGCGCTCTGCGAATTTCGCCCAATGCTTTGTCATGACAGTGTCAGCGTTCAGTGTCTCCCCCAGCACTGAACGGTTAAGGAAGCCGCCTTAACAacagtagggccccgccttgactaccaatgtataaaaatatatttaaaaaaaatgtatatattctttattattatgcaataacaaagtgcaaaactctcgtagggaaagtAAACATACTTTCatgtacatacattttttttataataatgcatcggtaatactgttcaaaacaatagtcgtgccataaagctttttgaatcaggTGTTTGTCTatattattgcgaactgaaaccccccctcccccccgctccttgaccaccttgaccAAGACCTTTTCTGGGGTCCAGAGTGAaccgcaacatggaggagaaagtgatggttggcgtttgcggactcccggagccctatatctatataatatatatactatgAGTTCCGGTGGGCCTACCAGCATGTGCTCCGCCAGCCAGCCCTCGTCCTTGGCGATGCGTGAGGCGATGCGCAGGGCGAAGCACTTCTTGCCCAGCAGGGAGTTGCCGCCGTAGCCGCTGCCGAAGGACAGGATCTGCCGGGTGTCGGGCAGGTGGGAGATCAGCACCTTCTCAGGGTTACAGGGCCAGGAGTTCACCAGCGGGgctgagggagaaagaaagaaagaaagaaagaaagaaagaaagaaagaaagaaagaaagaaagaaagaaagaaagaaagaaagaaagaaagaaagaaagaaagaaaggggagaggacagggaggagagagtgggtagTGGGGTCAGGTGAGAGGAGAGTGAAATGAAGATTGGAGATGAGGTGTTTGGTAACGGGGATGAAACAGACGGAAAATGGGAAATGTCTTGAGACCGGACCGCGCCCTGGTCCCTGCGAGACCGGACCGCGCCCTGGTCCCTGCGAGACCGGACCGCGCCCTGGTCCCTGCGAGACCGGACCGCGCCCTGGTCCCTGCGAGACCGGACCGCGCCCTGGTCCCTGCGAGACCGGACCGCGCCCTGGTCCCTGCGAGACCGGACCGCGCCCTGGTCCCTGCGAGACCGGAGCGCGCCCTGGTCCCTGTGAGACCCGGCCGTGCCCTGGTCCCTGCGAGACCGGACCGCGCCCTGGTCCCTGCGAGACCGGACCGCGCCCTGTGAGACCAGACTGCTACCTTTGAGGGGTAGGGGGCGTCCCAGCGAGTGTTGGCAGCGGACAAACTCCTCTCCCTCGGCCAGCTTCTGCATGACAGGGCTGCCCATGCGCGTCATGATGCCCATGCTGGCCACCACGTAGGGGGAGTCCGTcacctggggggtgggggggagaaccCGTGAACCTTCTGCAGACCAGTGTGTCCTAATGATCCCTCATCCAGTTCCACCAGTCCCTCAAAGGAggcgtctgtgtgggtgtgcgtctgtgtctgtctctgtgtccgtgtctgtgtgtgtgtctgtttgtgtgtgtgtgtgtttacctggacTCCGTACTTGGACAGCGTGGAGCCCACGGGGCCCATGCTGAAGGGGATGACGTACATGGTAcgacctgcagggggcagcgAGCGCCAGTTAGTGAGGACCTTCAGCAGCTCACAGCGTCCACAGGTTCACTCTCCACACGTTTGAATCCCAACCAGGCAGTTTAATATTACAAACATTtgaacagtgtttcccccagcactgtatggctAAGGCGGCCACGTTAACACTTTTTTTTCGTATTttcagtatttttttattttatttgttattattattattattatgcatgaaCAAAGTACAAAAACTCTTGTAGGCAaggaaaacatacttccatcaggtgcgAAATATAATGCATTGGTATTACTGTACACAACAATAGTTgtgccataaagctttttgaatggaaaTAAAACGGCGCCATCTGGTGGTTGTATATATTATTGCGCTGTCTATCACGTGCGTTACCTGTCAACCTACCGCTGCTGCTTCTTCCGCCCCCATTTCCTAGACCACCTCAACTAAGACATTTCCTCGGGGCAACACTGAATACCATCCATACCCCACACGGAGCTCTGAGGTTGTAATCTTAATAAAAGACCACAGTACATTTAAGGACGCTTCACTTAATGCTCAGAGTGGCCTTGAGGAGCTCCTGTGTCCGTGAAAGAGTGCGTGACCCTCGGAACAAATGAAACCCGCTCTTCGTGTCGATCCCCATGTTTACCTGTTGGCCCTGATACGGGTGTCAATAACATGGGGGCGGGCCCTGTCACGggtcaacagccaatcagcttggagctccgatgtgtgtgtgtgtgtgtggggggggggggggggggggggggggctcacctgccATGCAGCCGGGGAAGCGCTCCTGGCGGGCGGTCTGCCAGTCAGCAGCGCTCATCCAGCTGCCCAGCTGGCTCTTGGCCCCCCCGCTGGGGATGGGCACCgtgtccctctgcctctccgtCACGATCACCGTCTTGCTCTCCACGCGCGCCACGTCTTTGGGGTCCGTCCGCGCCagccagctgggggggggggggggggggtcagaggtcagaggggtATCCTCACTCGCTCGCCGTCTGGGTGGGGCCCAGCGACCACAGGAGTCTCGGCCTTCGAGTCTCCTTTCATAGTAATCAGTGATGGCTATAAACTCATCACGTGTGGTGTGGTAAAACGCTGATACGAAAGCAATATATACCACTCCAGATATTGATTGTATGATTTAATTGTTCCCCAGCTCAGAGAtaaattgattgatttattcattattattttaagaGATGTGTTGTAGTCTAGTGACCGGTCCCTGTTGCAATGGGACCTTTTTATAGCCAGAGTTGAGTGTGGTTAATCACCTCTACTTCGAAAGTCTTTATTTGGTAAATACCCCCACTTTTTACACACATTTTCTGTGCTGAGGAGTTGCAACGCCGTACACTGGGGCACTCGGATGATTAATTATACACGGTACACACGAGTCGTCGACCGTCATCTGTGTCAGATACAATGAGCCATCATGTCTTGGGTGAGTCTTATCTAATCGGTACCGCCGTGACGGAGATGTGAGCTAGGAAGAGCTCTGATCCATGGTGGAACACGGACAATAACCAGGGACGGATGAAAGCACAGCTGCCTGAACTGCGGCGACCAGGTCGCTCCTGCACGGCCTTGAGATGGGCTCTGCTGGACAGCTGCCAGCCCAAACAGGTGGCCTGGGCCTCTGCCTTCCTTCGTCCTGATTGGATCTGGCCTCCATGTTGATTGTACTTTGCAATGTGTGCTTAACCACACTATACAAATTGACTGTATCGTTTATTATAACGTCATAATGTTTGTGGACCCATTTTAAACCACTGTTTGTACAGACATTTATATCCGCTGTTTTTGAGGACATTTTAAACTACTGTTTGTAAGAGCATTTTAAACCACTGTTTTTGAGAACATCTTAAACCACTGTAAGAACCTTTTCATTAACATTTTAAACCACTGTAAGAACATTATAAAGAACTTCTTAAACCACTGTAAGAACGTTTTAAACCACTGTAGAAACATTTTAAAAGAACATTTTAaactgtaacataattcacacattcataccaaggCCACATATGCCCTTGCCAATTAAAGAGGCTTCTTTCTCACGCTAAGGAGGGATCCCGAGCCTAGGGAGGCGTCCAGCTCATAAAGGAGGCCATTCATCATGtgtcaattctagagatacgagcggtcaagatgttcgagagacccagatgctcaaggccacaagaacaagtgtaattcccgcacatagccacaaacaaagttgcaatgccaacacatagccgcAAGGGCCAGCATAAAGACACATACGGGTATCCAGGGGGGtgggagttcagcaccatgcctagccaatcagagcacataactgagtccacgcctgcccagtagataagtcacaacacatagcccagggggctacaacgctccaggtaacgcatccttcagatgccctactaagtgtatctccacgcgtgctcatgcaattcccctccttttgcttcatagagacTAGTCGAAAacattaccaaataaagtgagttaaagcgatcCTGATTCTACAAAACCACTGTAAGAACATTTTAAAGAACATCTTAAACCACTGTTTGTAAGAACATATTAAACCACTGtagaaacattttaaaataaccTTTTAAACCACTGTAAGAACATTTTAAAGAACATCTTAAACCAATGTAAGAACATTTTAAAGAACATATTAAACCACTGtagaaacattttaaaatgaccTTTTAAACCACTGTAAGAACATTTTAAAGAACATCTTAAACCACTGTAAGAACATTTTAAAGAACATATTAAACCACTGTAAGAACATTTTAAAGAACATCTTAAACCACTGTTTGTAAGAACGTTTTAAACCACTGTGTTTAAACCCTCAGGTTGCTTGTTTGTGGGGTCATTTTAAAACGCCGAACTCACCAGTTGTCGTATTTAGGAAGCTTCTTCATCATGCCCTCCTTCTCCAGGCCGGCCAGGATGCCGGCCGCCTCCTCGGGCGTGCCCGTCACCACGTGCACCCGGGCCGGCTTGcactcctccaccgcctccctcACGAACTGCGCCACCGCGGGGGGCAGCGAGGGGACGGAGGCCAGCGACCGCGCCCCCAGGCCCACGCCACGACCGCCATGCCTGGACACGGGAGGAAGACCACCGGGGGTTAGAGGAAGAGGACCTTCTTGTTcagataccagagagacagggTGGCTCAGAAGAGAACCTTCCTATAAAGCTACACGGACACCAACAGTAGGTTCTCCACgacacataataataaataataatacatttaatttagaggcgcctttcaagacacccaaggtcaccttacagagcatataatcatcatacatttttttaaaaaacaagacattgtggaaaataaatgaataaataaacataagcaataagaaagaaataaaacaaaaacaagacaaaaaaaaaaaaatgccctTGCCCTTGCCCCCACATGGGGGCAGTCAACGTCCAGCGGCTGCAATGTTGGTAAAGTGTAACGCTGGCGGCCTCACTGCTGAACACCAGGGTAGAGCTTACTGAAATATTGGGGTTTATCTCCCAGACCTGAGACACTCCCTCTGGATATCACAACAGTTGTATATGCATTTCATATGCTGATCCATAACCATATCTGGCATCCATTAACTTGTGCTTGAAATTAGAAATCCTCATCCAAGCATGATGGACTTTGCAGTTTGAAGCCAAAGAACTTAAGGTGGACAGGCAGGCAGGGTCATTATACTCCGTTACATTTTATACAACATTGTTGTATAAAACGTAATACAACATTGTTGCATAAAACCAAGAGGCAGGCCAGACAACAGGCCGTTGTTTGTGACCAACATGGCCTTTAGCTCCCTTAGCTCTCTGAGCACGTGAGCATGTTGGTGATGATGCtcccttcacacaaacacacacacacacacacacttctccttCCATAGATTCACACAGCCACCGATGTGCACAGAGCCTTCAACAACACGAAGGAAACCCAGGCCCCTAATGGAGAGCTTGCAGGGGAGTACAGCCCTCCTTCCCGTGACGGTGTGTGTGGCCGGGACGTTCCCTTGTGGGTGTATCGAGTGAGTCCTTATCGATAATGTGAGCGCGCACATCGCACGCGGACTGAGGCCAAGTTCTGaggcaaagcacacacacacagggcatgtGCAAGAGACGTGGCCCGCGGCTTTAAGCATGAGAACACGCAACCTCTGGCACAGCAGCACGTCAGCACGCTCAATCATTCACACATTTCCTATTGATAATAAATCCTTCTCAAGGTCACCCTCCATCCCTACAGAATGCAAAGTTCTGGATGTTGACCTCGGCTGAGAGGTTAAAGTCTAAACTAGAGTCTAAAGACTGAAACCAGATTAAGAGCATAAGATACTTTGATTTTATTGGCATCAAATCTTGATCAGGGTACTCCTGGGATGACCCGATCCTGACCCCCTGATAATGCACTAGAGGGTGTTTACTCCAAAACAGGACATTTATATCATCCATGTTGATTTACTCAACAATAACTAGAATCCATGTCCAGCCCTGTTGTTTCTGTGAGCCAGAGgcctggtgaggaggaggtctgaTTGACAGCCTCAAGGCTAATCCCAGTTAGGAGTTCAACCGCAGAGTTTCAACAGAAACTTCCCCCCGGAGCTTTGCTCAAGAGCTCTACATAAATAGTCTGCAGATAATTACGATCGGTCCTAACTCTGTTCCGTTACTAAATGACGCCATGTGATTACAATTTGAGTAGAATTTGGCTGGAATGGACAACAAAATGTTCTACTGCATGTCTCATGATCTCCATCCTCCACATTATCAAGCTTCAGCCATTTAAAGCGCCACAGGTGAACTGTGAGACGTACAAACAGGTGAACTGTGAGATGTACAAACAGGTGAACTGTGGGACCACTCCAGTGTCCATGGTCGACCGGACCCTGATGTGTTGGTGTTTCTAAAAGACTTTCTGAAGCGCCCAGAGGAGTCTACCTGGGCAGGGAGGGACTGAACCTCCACAACAAAaccctgacacacgcacacgcacacgcacacacacacacacgcacacacgcacacgcacacgcacacacagctgagCATTGTATagctttacttttttttttgtcgtgtAACCCGGAACCCTAGAACACACACCTCTAAAGTAGATAGCCAATCAGCACGCACCAAGAGCCACCACGCCTAAACCCCCTACCCTGCAGAACTCATGCAGATGATCAATTGTTGCCCGGGAACGTTTGTCTCTACACAATAAAAGCCCCCGGAGCCAGACCCCCCTTTACCGTTCAGAACTCCGAACACCAGCCGATCTCTACTGCTAACCTTTTGTTGTTTCATTCAAccacccaacacaacacaacctaacacatacacaaaatcaAACCAATGAGCAAAAGACGTGAAAAGAGAGTTGACCCAAGCTTTTAAACAAACCACAACACAATGCACATTTGTTGTGTCATGACAACTGAAGGCTATGCGTCCCTTCAAATCCAGTTATTCTGGTTTAGGAGTCCCTTTCTGACCTGAGTCAACTGTTAAACTACCTTCCGTGGTCTCCTGCAGATAAATGATGCAATCAAAACCTCCTCAGGAACCTGGAGAGAACAGCTGGATTCATTCAGAGAGAATAGAAACTCAACTAAAAAGAGAGTCAAGAAACTCAACAACATAGAGACAAGAAACTCAACTATAAAGAGAGTCAAGAAACTTACGAAAACTCTGACAAAGGAACCCGAACTCACCTCCGAATCACAGCCAGCATCAGACCCGACATTGTGCTCAGTTCAGGATCTGTACACCAACTAGATCACTGTAGTGTACCACCGGGAGACAGGGATCACATATGATCTGTGCTCATGTGTGATTGGTCGACTGTGGAGATCGGGATGGGGCTGAAAGGAACCTTGCACTTTGGAACGCGAACACTTTGCAACACGTGTACCAAAAGGCACGTCGACCCGGCTGCTCTGAACCGGAGCTCAGTGACTCTGAGAACAACGCAAACAAACCAGCTGCACGAAGGTTGTTCTGCGTGGACCGCCCTGCTGGTAAAAGGCTCAGAGATCGACCGGCCGACAGATGTGTACTCCCGCTCCACACCACACAGACCGAGCCGGTTCACTTTAAAAACACATGAGGTTCCTGGTTCAGACCGCCGTCCCTCCTGCAAACTTTCGCTCCTCTGCACAGCAGCAGCCCGCCCCCAGATGATGCAAGTCCTGGTCCTCTGTTGCCTCGAGAGCCGACATGTGGACTTAATTTGGATGCGTTTAAGTCAGTGACGCAATCTAAAAGAGAGTTGCGAATGTGATCCAAGTAATCAAAAGTATTGATATTTTCATTAAGTGGGCCTAATTATTGTATGTAAAAGGTCTACAATATGGGAATGACATTACTTGGCATGATGTACACTATTTCATGATGGGAGTATTCAACCGTTCTTTCTTTACACTTTATTTAGATGCAGCTATTGCCTATTGTCTTATCGATAAGTACATTAGCAATATATTGAATAAATGAATGCGCTGCAGAGTGTGTGACAGGCCGCAAGGGGTCGCTGATGGGGCTTGATTGGTCGATGAGAAAAATCAATATAGAAACAACTTTCTACCCTGGATTTGTAATGCATGGTGACACTGACACATCATGCATATTTAAATTTGTGTGCGTCTCTTTGATGGTCATTCGGCTCTGGGTTTAGTCCGTGGTTACCCAAGGAAACATTGAGACATGGAAACTAATGTAGGACTACCATAACCCTGCTATTAATGTAGACAAATCAAAGTTATCCTGAGATGTGCAGTATAATTTGTTCTATGAACAAGTCTACACTGCAGACTTCTTTGCATGGTCATGCTtttcatatatctatatactttTCATCTATACAGTACATACTATACTGTATCTCTGCATACTCCTGACATAACGTGTCTGTTGTGTCCTCTTGTGTTCCTTGGGATGACCTTTGTCCAGTGTATTTCACAACAGCtcctagcaacacacacacacacacacacacacacacacacacacacacacatgcacacgcacacgcacacacacacacagagttacaaAGGCCAACTTCATCATCAATGATCAAACACTGTTGATCACTTCTGTCATCAACTCATAGTGTCCCTGGTGTTGGATGTAGTCTTGAGTTTCTGACCTCTTTATTGTTGAACACAGAGTGCAGACGGTCTGTTCGGGCCCTAACACGCCAGTCCAGTAATCAGGAAGGCAACAGGCCCTGCAGCAACCTGGGTTAGATTCCTGACTGTGCTCCatttcgctccctctctccataaACCTGCTTTTCCGCCTCCACTGCCCTGTCCATAAAGACACGGCcttctttatttatatatacacaccatatTACCCAGACTCTCTGCAATGATAAAAAACGTCCCTGGAATAATCTGGGGACCGATAGATCATTACGGATGAGCCGTCATCGGTTATGACCTCCTGATATGATATCAATAAAGCAGATACAGCCAATAACTAATACAGACCACTGGTCTAGTCCATGTTAACAATGAGGCGTCATCGTTTATGACCTCTTGATATGATATCAATAAAGCAGGTGCAGCCAATCACTAATACACAGACCAGTGGCCTGGTCCGTGGTATAAACATGTTAACCATGAACCGATCAGAGCAGGAGCTCGTGGACCGCCAGAGGTTCAGTGGACTTTGAATACCTAGGCTGGTGGATTTTGGCTCGCATCCAGATGCGAACATGCATGTCCCCCGTGTGTCACCCATTCCGTGTTTATACGATTATTAATCAATGTTGGTCATGTGATgaccacaaaacacacaagcaggtTTTTTTGGAATCCGATTCCACAAATCTTTCGGTGGTTATCTACCGCTGCGTGTCTTTATTTATGAGTCTTTGTCCTGTGGGACCCCGAATCAATGCGATTGAATGGTGAAGATATTTACAATCAATGCAATTTTAATAGTTCAATCAATCATTGATTCTAGCAGCAGTAATACCATCTAGtggggacatctttgaactgcAGTTC
This is a stretch of genomic DNA from Gadus macrocephalus chromosome 23, ASM3116895v1. It encodes these proteins:
- the pck2 gene encoding phosphoenolpyruvate carboxykinase [GTP], mitochondrial — its product is MSGLMLAVIRRHGGRGVGLGARSLASVPSLPPAVAQFVREAVEECKPARVHVVTGTPEEAAGILAGLEKEGMMKKLPKYDNCWLARTDPKDVARVESKTVIVTERQRDTVPIPSGGAKSQLGSWMSAADWQTARQERFPGCMAGRTMYVIPFSMGPVGSTLSKYGVQVTDSPYVVASMGIMTRMGSPVMQKLAEGEEFVRCQHSLGRPLPLKAPLVNSWPCNPEKVLISHLPDTRQILSFGSGYGGNSLLGKKCFALRIASRIAKDEGWLAEHMLILGLTSPQGVKRYVAAAFPSACGKTNLAMMKPSLPGWKVECVGDDIAWMKFDSQGKLRAINPENGFFGVAPGTSNKTNPHAMSTIAKNTVFTNVGETSDGGVWWEGLAPPPAGVSLTDWHGKSWKQGGSTLCAHPNSRFCTPASQCPIIDPQWESEEGVPIDAIIFGGRRPEGVPLVYEAFNWRHGVFVGAAMRSESTAAAEHQGKAIMHDPFAMRPFFGYNFGDYLSHWLSMETRRAPTQLPKIFHVNWFRKDPATGSFLWPGFGENARVLEWIFRRCGRERDDEAARKSAVGWLPEQDAIDRSGLGGQVDMDALFHLPKPFWQKEAQELRAYFSQQVGADLPAQVGAELQALEERVRD